One stretch of Lucilia cuprina isolate Lc7/37 chromosome 6, ASM2204524v1, whole genome shotgun sequence DNA includes these proteins:
- the LOC111684790 gene encoding uncharacterized protein LOC111684790 isoform X2, translating into MHNFVKVSELRKGVRCIQSYTRRCMDLQQRNQFNKLYHGTNQFIRDLCNKGEFQDEYLKHAPCSEMAKREFEVCANRYKETMVFLKPNKNQESQENITINENIKTICCSINELVDCSENAARKICGADAAKFTRELVDKYANSLTKIYCEDFTRHPEICRNGDGDAGIALHSPWQLIFTLTVALFVLVGYQQTTLTR; encoded by the exons TGAATTGCGAAAGGGTGTTCGATGCATACAAAGCTATACGAGACGCTGCATGGATTTGCAACAGCGAAATcagtttaataaattatatcatGGCACTAATCAATTCATAAGGGATTTATGTAACAAAGGAGAATTTCAAGatg AATACCTGAAGCACGCTCCTTGCTCCGAAATGGCAAAAAGAGAATTCGAAGTGTGTGCCAACCGTTATAAGGAAACAATGGTATTTTTAAAGCCGAATAAAAATCAGGAAAGCCAGGAGAACATCACCAtcaatgaaaacattaaaacgaTATGTTG cTCCATTAATGAACTTGTCGATTGTTCCGAAAATGCTGCACGAAAAATATGTGGTGCCGATGCGGCAAAATTTACACGCGAGTTAGTCGATAAATACGCCAATAGCTTAACAAAG ATTTACTGCGAAGATTTCACACGACATCCCGAAATTTGTCGCAATGGTGATGGCGATGCCGGTATTGCCTTACATAGTCCTTGGCAACTTATTTTTACTCTAACAGTGGCACTGTTCGTTTTGGTGGGCTATCAACAAACCACACTAACAAGATAG